From Sphingomonas bisphenolicum, one genomic window encodes:
- a CDS encoding DUF6628 family protein — translation MAYGETSPLDLPRPIPGGYGNRLFLFVMRRMATAGVNDAHAANAMLGAFGRSYRRPLVLMRAMMLELARASSRKILVAPCCCARMTADEALMMQATGDALRDPNAAFGQVSALLGNDHALGALTCLQAVAQAHNDLGRPLDLYAAG, via the coding sequence ATGGCTTATGGAGAGACTTCCCCCCTCGACCTGCCCCGGCCCATTCCGGGCGGCTATGGCAATCGCCTCTTCCTGTTCGTGATGCGCCGGATGGCCACCGCTGGGGTCAATGATGCCCACGCCGCCAATGCGATGCTAGGCGCGTTCGGCCGGAGCTATCGCCGCCCGCTGGTGCTGATGCGCGCGATGATGCTGGAACTGGCCCGCGCGTCGAGCCGCAAGATCCTGGTCGCCCCCTGTTGCTGCGCGCGCATGACCGCCGACGAGGCGCTGATGATGCAGGCGACGGGCGACGCGCTGCGCGATCCCAACGCCGCCTTTGGGCAGGTGAGCGCCTTGCTGGGCAACGATCATGCGCTGGGCGCCCTCACCTGCCTGCAAGCGGTAGCGCAGGCGCATAACGACCTGGGCCGGCCGCTGGACCTCTACGCGGCGGGCTGA
- the accD gene encoding acetyl-CoA carboxylase, carboxyltransferase subunit beta, whose product MSWINRVRNALPFTKKESTAETLWHKCPSCHEMIFIKEWEENLSVCPRCDHHGRIGPSERFEQILDAGFILLPTPQVQEDPLKFRDSKRYPDRIKAARAATGDQDALINARGAIDDVPLVMGVQNFAFMGGSMGMGVGAAFIQGVNDAIAHKCPYVIFTAAGGARMQEGILSLMQMPRATVAIQKLHAAGLPYIVVLTDPTTGGVTASYAMLGDIQMSEPNALIGFAGQRVIESTIREKLPEGFQRAEYLLDHGMIDMVVHRGELRDTLARVIGYLTPRAAD is encoded by the coding sequence ATGAGCTGGATCAACCGCGTTCGTAACGCCCTGCCTTTCACCAAGAAGGAAAGCACCGCCGAAACGCTGTGGCACAAATGCCCGTCTTGCCACGAGATGATCTTCATCAAGGAATGGGAAGAGAATCTGTCGGTCTGCCCACGGTGCGACCATCATGGCCGCATCGGTCCGTCGGAACGGTTCGAACAGATATTGGACGCCGGCTTCATCCTGCTGCCGACGCCGCAAGTGCAGGAAGATCCGCTCAAATTCCGTGATAGCAAGCGCTATCCCGACCGGATCAAGGCCGCCCGCGCGGCGACCGGGGACCAGGACGCCCTCATCAACGCGCGAGGCGCGATCGATGATGTGCCGCTGGTGATGGGCGTACAAAATTTCGCCTTCATGGGCGGGTCCATGGGCATGGGCGTGGGCGCGGCCTTCATCCAGGGCGTCAACGATGCGATCGCCCATAAATGCCCCTATGTCATCTTCACCGCCGCCGGCGGCGCACGGATGCAGGAGGGTATTCTCTCCCTGATGCAGATGCCGCGCGCGACCGTGGCGATCCAGAAGCTGCATGCCGCGGGCCTGCCCTATATCGTCGTGCTGACCGATCCGACCACCGGCGGCGTGACGGCCAGCTACGCCATGCTGGGCGATATCCAGATGTCCGAACCCAATGCGCTGATCGGCTTCGCGGGCCAGCGCGTGATCGAAAGCACGATCCGCGAAAAGCTGCCCGAAGGCTTCCAGCGCGCCGAATATCTGCTGGACCATGGCATGATCGACATGGTCGTCCATCGCGGCGAACTGCGCGACACGCTGGCGCGTGTGATCGGCTATCTGACGCCCCGCGCGGCGGATTGA
- the gyrA gene encoding DNA gyrase subunit A, protein MTDETVLADPSDISPISIVDEMKASYLDYAMSVIVARALPDVRDGLKPVHRRILFSAQESGFVYNRPYRKSARLVGEVMGKYHPHGDSSIYDALARMTQDWSMRVPLIDGQGNFGSMDPDPPAAMRYTEARLAKVATALLDDLDKDTVDFTPNYDASESEPQVLPARFPNLLVNGAGGIAVGMATNIPPHNLGEVLRACLAYIDNPGITTDELIAIVPGPDFPTAPLILGQSGARSAYHTGRGSIMMRSRHVVEEGRGDRQSIVLTAIPYQVGKNGLVEKIAEAAKDKRIEGISDIRDESSREGVRIVMDLKRDATPEVVLNQLWRNTPAQSSFPANMLAIRGGRPELLGLREIIEAFVKFREEVITRRTKFELNKARDRAHILLGLVVAVSNLDEMVKIIRGSSSPAEARERLLAREWPIGEIAPYLRLVEAIETDVHGDVYKLSDIQVRAILDLRLHRLTALGRDEIGKELAELAEAIAEYLAILGDRVKLYAVMREELEAVEKEFATPRLSEITAAADGIEDEDLIEREEMVVTVTVQGYIKRTPLESFRAQARGGKGRSGMATKDEDAVTELFVTSTHTPVLFFSTAGKVYRMKVWRLPEGGPATRGRPMVNLLPLGPGETIRTVLPLPEDEDSWKDLHVMFATANGTVRRNSMDAFANVPSNGKLAMRFDEGSDDRLIGVALLTEEDDVLLATRQGKAIRFAATDVREFQSRTSTGVRGMTLKNDDEVISLSILHRSGANQEQREEYLRFAPWKPEKDGEMGDQAMFALMKEREQFILTVCSNGYGKLSSAYDYRRTGRGGQGITNIDNIGRNGPVVASFAATQANQLMLVTDQAKLIRMGLDSLRVIGRNSAGVRLFDVAKDEHVVSAAKIEESEDAESAETTPEA, encoded by the coding sequence TTGACCGACGAGACTGTCCTCGCCGACCCTTCGGACATCAGCCCCATCTCCATCGTAGACGAGATGAAGGCAAGCTATCTCGACTATGCCATGTCCGTCATCGTGGCCCGCGCCCTCCCCGATGTGCGCGACGGGTTGAAGCCGGTGCATCGCCGCATTCTCTTCTCCGCCCAGGAATCGGGCTTCGTCTACAACCGTCCCTATCGCAAGTCCGCGCGCCTCGTCGGTGAGGTGATGGGTAAATATCACCCGCACGGCGACAGCTCGATCTACGACGCTTTGGCGCGCATGACTCAGGACTGGTCGATGCGGGTTCCGCTCATCGACGGTCAGGGCAATTTCGGCTCGATGGACCCCGATCCGCCAGCGGCCATGCGCTACACCGAAGCGCGCCTGGCCAAGGTCGCGACCGCGCTGCTGGACGATCTCGACAAGGACACGGTCGACTTCACGCCCAACTATGATGCATCGGAAAGCGAGCCGCAGGTTCTGCCCGCGCGCTTCCCCAACCTGCTGGTCAATGGCGCGGGTGGCATCGCGGTCGGCATGGCGACCAACATCCCGCCGCATAATCTGGGGGAAGTGCTGCGCGCCTGCCTCGCCTATATCGACAATCCCGGCATCACGACCGACGAACTGATCGCCATCGTCCCCGGTCCCGATTTCCCCACCGCGCCGCTGATCCTGGGCCAGTCGGGCGCGCGCAGCGCCTATCATACCGGCCGCGGCTCCATCATGATGCGCTCGCGCCATGTGGTCGAGGAAGGGCGCGGCGATCGTCAATCGATCGTCCTGACCGCCATCCCCTATCAGGTCGGCAAGAACGGCCTGGTCGAAAAGATCGCCGAAGCCGCCAAGGACAAGCGGATCGAAGGCATCAGCGACATTCGCGACGAGTCCAGCCGCGAAGGCGTGCGGATCGTCATGGACCTGAAGCGCGACGCGACCCCCGAAGTCGTGCTGAACCAATTGTGGCGCAACACGCCCGCACAATCGAGCTTCCCCGCCAATATGCTGGCCATCCGGGGCGGCCGCCCCGAATTGCTGGGCCTGCGCGAGATCATCGAAGCCTTCGTCAAGTTCCGCGAAGAGGTCATCACCCGCCGCACCAAGTTCGAGCTGAACAAGGCGCGCGACCGGGCGCATATCTTGCTGGGCCTGGTCGTCGCGGTCAGCAATCTCGATGAGATGGTGAAGATCATCCGCGGATCGTCCAGCCCGGCCGAAGCCCGCGAAAGGCTGCTGGCGCGCGAATGGCCGATCGGCGAGATCGCGCCCTATCTGCGCCTGGTCGAAGCGATCGAAACCGATGTCCATGGCGACGTCTACAAGTTGAGCGACATTCAGGTCCGCGCGATCCTGGACCTGCGCCTGCATCGTCTTACCGCTCTGGGCCGCGACGAAATCGGCAAGGAATTGGCCGAACTGGCCGAAGCCATCGCCGAATATCTCGCCATATTGGGCGACCGGGTGAAGCTCTATGCCGTCATGCGCGAAGAGCTGGAGGCGGTCGAAAAGGAATTTGCGACCCCGCGCCTGTCCGAAATCACGGCCGCCGCCGACGGCATCGAGGACGAAGACCTGATCGAGCGCGAGGAGATGGTCGTCACCGTCACGGTGCAGGGCTATATCAAGCGCACCCCGCTCGAAAGCTTCCGCGCCCAGGCGCGCGGCGGCAAGGGCCGGTCGGGCATGGCGACCAAGGATGAGGATGCCGTCACCGAATTGTTCGTGACGTCGACCCATACGCCGGTCCTGTTCTTCTCGACCGCCGGCAAGGTCTATCGCATGAAGGTGTGGCGCCTGCCCGAAGGCGGCCCGGCGACGCGCGGTCGGCCGATGGTCAACCTGCTGCCGCTCGGCCCCGGCGAAACCATCCGCACCGTGCTGCCGCTGCCCGAGGATGAGGATAGCTGGAAGGATCTGCACGTCATGTTCGCGACGGCGAACGGGACGGTACGCCGTAACAGCATGGACGCCTTCGCCAATGTGCCAAGCAACGGCAAGCTGGCCATGCGCTTCGACGAAGGCAGCGACGATCGGCTGATCGGCGTCGCGCTGCTGACCGAAGAGGACGACGTGCTGCTCGCCACGCGCCAGGGCAAGGCGATCCGATTCGCCGCGACCGACGTGCGCGAATTCCAGAGCCGCACCTCGACCGGCGTGCGCGGCATGACGCTGAAGAATGACGACGAGGTGATCTCGCTCTCCATTCTCCATCGCTCCGGCGCCAATCAGGAACAGCGCGAGGAATATCTCCGTTTCGCGCCCTGGAAGCCGGAAAAGGATGGCGAAATGGGCGATCAGGCGATGTTCGCCCTGATGAAGGAGCGGGAGCAGTTCATCCTGACCGTCTGCTCCAATGGCTATGGAAAATTGTCGTCCGCCTATGATTACCGCCGCACCGGCCGCGGCGGTCAGGGCATCACAAACATCGACAATATCGGCCGCAACGGCCCGGTCGTCGCCAGCTTCGCCGCCACGCAGGCGAACCAGTTGATGCTCGTCACCGATCAGGCGAAGCTGATCCGCATGGGCCTCGACAGCCTGCGCGTCATTGGACGCAATTCGGCGGGCGTGCGGCTGTTCGATGTGGCCAAGGACGAACATGTCGTGAGCGCCGCCAAGATCGAGGAAAGCGAAGACGCCGAATCGGCCGAGACGACCCCGGAGGCATGA
- a CDS encoding bifunctional folylpolyglutamate synthase/dihydrofolate synthase translates to MADHAVSDDAQVQAQLDRLWSLSPGADILGLERITRLLERLGDPHRALPPVFHVAGTNGKGSTCAFLRAAMEADGKTVHVFTSPHLVRFNERIRVSGQLISDALLARYLERVLDIAEGVNASFFEVTTAAAFLAFAEHPADACIIEVGLGGRLDATNVIVDPAVCGIAQLGIDHQAFLGDTLAQIAAEKAGIAKAGAALVTQRYAESLFPVIMDAAAKAPTRWIGQGDAWDAAVYRDRLHYRDEQGRLETPLPRLAGAHQVQNAALAFAMLRHQDAVPLSEAALKAAPLWAHWPARLQRLDRGPLLDALPQDATAWLDGGHNAGAGEAIGAFFTTDRLEGHKLHLVIGMLANKEVDAFLAPFAGKIAHIHALPVPGHDHHPADRFTAIAAKWGIGCTAHDDARQAIAAIAAECAASGDDAPKLLIGGSLYLAGEILRLNEQLPD, encoded by the coding sequence ATGGCTGACCATGCGGTTTCGGACGATGCACAAGTGCAGGCGCAACTCGACCGGCTCTGGTCGCTCTCGCCCGGCGCGGACATATTGGGGCTGGAACGCATCACCCGGTTGCTGGAGCGGCTGGGCGATCCGCACCGCGCCCTGCCCCCCGTCTTCCATGTCGCGGGCACCAACGGCAAGGGATCGACTTGCGCCTTCCTGCGCGCCGCGATGGAGGCGGACGGCAAGACCGTCCATGTTTTCACCTCCCCCCATCTGGTGCGCTTCAACGAACGCATCCGCGTGTCGGGCCAGCTCATTTCCGACGCGCTGCTCGCGCGTTATCTTGAACGGGTTCTCGATATCGCGGAAGGCGTCAACGCCAGCTTCTTCGAGGTAACGACGGCCGCCGCCTTCCTGGCTTTCGCCGAACATCCTGCGGACGCCTGCATCATCGAAGTGGGCCTGGGCGGCCGGCTCGACGCGACCAATGTCATCGTCGACCCGGCGGTATGCGGCATCGCCCAGCTCGGCATCGACCATCAGGCCTTTCTCGGCGACACGCTGGCCCAGATCGCCGCCGAAAAGGCCGGCATCGCCAAGGCCGGCGCAGCGCTGGTGACGCAGCGCTACGCCGAATCGCTCTTCCCCGTCATCATGGACGCGGCCGCGAAGGCGCCCACGCGCTGGATCGGACAGGGCGACGCCTGGGACGCCGCCGTCTATCGCGACCGGCTGCATTATCGCGACGAACAGGGGCGGCTGGAAACGCCACTGCCGCGCCTGGCCGGGGCGCATCAGGTCCAGAATGCCGCGCTCGCTTTCGCCATGCTACGCCATCAGGACGCGGTGCCCTTGTCCGAGGCCGCGCTCAAGGCCGCGCCGCTCTGGGCGCATTGGCCGGCGCGATTGCAGCGACTGGACCGGGGGCCATTGTTGGACGCCCTGCCGCAGGACGCCACCGCCTGGCTCGATGGCGGGCATAATGCCGGCGCGGGCGAGGCGATCGGCGCCTTCTTCACCACAGACCGGCTGGAGGGGCACAAGCTCCATCTCGTCATCGGCATGTTGGCGAACAAGGAAGTGGACGCCTTCCTCGCCCCCTTCGCGGGCAAGATCGCGCATATCCATGCGCTCCCGGTGCCGGGCCACGACCATCATCCGGCCGATCGCTTCACGGCCATCGCCGCCAAATGGGGCATCGGTTGCACCGCCCATGATGACGCGCGCCAGGCCATCGCTGCAATTGCCGCAGAGTGCGCGGCTTCCGGCGACGACGCGCCCAAGCTGCTGATCGGCGGTTCGCTCTATCTGGCCGGCGAAATTTTGCGACTGAACGAGCAATTGCCCGACTGA
- a CDS encoding DUF952 domain-containing protein has protein sequence MSDLFAYKVLTAEQYDRFKADGVFKGAPIDLTDGYIHMSTRDQAAETVARHFAGQDRLVMLMIDLAPFGDAIKWEESRGGALFPHLYGDLPISAVAGKVVLRIGDDGRHQFPAGF, from the coding sequence ATGAGCGACCTGTTCGCCTACAAGGTGCTGACGGCGGAGCAATATGACCGGTTCAAGGCCGATGGCGTGTTCAAAGGCGCGCCGATCGATCTGACGGACGGTTATATCCATATGTCGACCCGCGATCAGGCGGCCGAAACGGTGGCCAGGCATTTTGCCGGGCAGGATCGGCTGGTCATGCTCATGATCGACCTCGCCCCCTTCGGCGATGCGATCAAATGGGAGGAGTCGCGCGGTGGTGCGCTCTTCCCGCATCTTTATGGCGATCTGCCGATCAGCGCGGTCGCGGGCAAGGTCGTGCTGCGCATCGGCGACGACGGGCGGCATCAGTTTCCGGCGGGGTTCTGA
- a CDS encoding lysophospholipid acyltransferase family protein, with the protein MLSNPFLFFLMRTLPAPVASWLGGWLSAHVARRTMKLRDARARANLALLRPDLPEADREAILTRRWTNIGRTMAELANIDRLVNDAHVTVVDQPGYKAVLDGPGPMVAFTCHLGNWDLLAAYIKWSTDRPGLGVYEDPEDPKIAAQLKKARSSYMGEAIGGGGAARGVLKHLTQKDRATLYILADERRDRQVWFPTFGRPIEPSGNLSIALRLARKVGARFLPFYLLRTSGPHFDLHWHPPLDPVTMSDAEIVAVLDRFLGDACIAQADQWLGLHDMDLTQDATPLPPSLQPDM; encoded by the coding sequence ATGCTCTCCAACCCCTTTCTCTTCTTCCTGATGCGCACCCTGCCCGCGCCGGTCGCGTCCTGGCTCGGCGGCTGGCTGTCGGCCCATGTCGCGCGGCGCACCATGAAACTGCGCGATGCGCGCGCGCGCGCCAACCTGGCCCTGCTGCGTCCCGACCTGCCCGAAGCGGACCGGGAGGCGATATTGACGCGACGCTGGACGAACATCGGCCGCACCATGGCCGAACTCGCCAATATCGACCGGCTGGTGAACGACGCCCATGTGACCGTGGTCGATCAGCCGGGCTATAAGGCGGTGCTGGACGGTCCCGGCCCGATGGTGGCCTTCACCTGTCATCTCGGCAATTGGGATCTGCTCGCCGCCTATATCAAATGGTCGACCGACCGTCCGGGCCTGGGCGTCTATGAAGACCCCGAAGATCCCAAAATCGCCGCCCAGCTCAAGAAGGCGCGCTCCAGCTACATGGGCGAGGCGATCGGCGGCGGCGGCGCGGCGCGGGGCGTGCTCAAGCATTTGACCCAGAAGGACCGGGCGACGCTCTATATCCTGGCCGACGAACGGCGCGATCGGCAGGTCTGGTTCCCCACCTTCGGCCGGCCGATCGAGCCGTCGGGCAACCTGTCGATCGCGCTGCGTCTGGCACGCAAAGTCGGCGCACGCTTCCTGCCCTTCTACCTGCTGCGCACCAGCGGCCCGCATTTCGACCTCCACTGGCATCCCCCGCTCGACCCTGTGACGATGAGCGATGCCGAGATCGTCGCCGTCCTCGATCGTTTTTTGGGGGACGCCTGCATCGCCCAAGCCGACCAGTGGCTGGGCCTGCATGACATGGACCTGACCCAGGACGCTACGCCGCTGCCGCCATCGCTCCAGCCGGACATGTGA
- a CDS encoding phosphoribosylanthranilate isomerase has protein sequence MSRLAIKICGLSTPETVGAAVSAGASHVGFVHFAKSPRHVEAEQIRGLAAHAPAHIEKVAVVVDPTDEMLGELVGTGAITALQLHGKESPQRVAAIRQRFGLPVWKAIAVKTRADIDGASAYAGAADRLLFDAKTPDGAALPGGMGLRFDWTLLRGLAVPAPWGLSGGLGIDNVLEAIRITGAPLIDISSGVESAPGIKSVDKIMAFCKAVQPC, from the coding sequence ATGTCCCGACTCGCGATCAAGATTTGCGGCCTGTCCACGCCCGAAACGGTGGGCGCGGCAGTCAGCGCCGGGGCGAGCCATGTCGGCTTCGTCCATTTTGCCAAAAGTCCGCGCCATGTGGAGGCCGAGCAGATTCGCGGCCTCGCCGCCCACGCCCCCGCCCATATCGAAAAGGTCGCGGTCGTCGTCGATCCGACTGACGAGATGCTGGGCGAATTGGTCGGCACCGGCGCGATCACCGCGCTGCAACTGCATGGCAAGGAAAGCCCGCAGCGCGTCGCCGCCATCCGCCAGCGGTTCGGCCTGCCGGTGTGGAAAGCGATAGCGGTCAAGACCCGCGCCGATATCGACGGTGCCAGCGCCTATGCCGGTGCCGCCGACCGGCTGTTGTTCGACGCCAAGACGCCCGACGGCGCGGCCCTGCCCGGCGGCATGGGCCTGCGTTTCGACTGGACGCTGCTGCGCGGCCTGGCCGTCCCGGCGCCATGGGGGCTTTCGGGCGGGCTTGGGATCGACAATGTCCTGGAGGCGATCCGCATCACCGGCGCGCCGCTGATCGACATTTCGTCCGGCGTCGAAAGCGCGCCCGGCATCAAGAGTGTGGACAAGATCATGGCCTTCTGCAAAGCGGTTCAGCCATGTTGA
- the trpA gene encoding tryptophan synthase subunit alpha has protein sequence MDRLSTRFAACKAQGRAALITFVTAGDPDVGATPAILEALVAGGADIIELGMPFTDPMADGPAIELANLRSLGSGTKTKHIFALAADFRARHPDTPLVLMGYANPMLIRGADWFAEQCKAAGVDGVICVDIPPEEDAEIGPALRAAGVHLIRLATPTTDAARLPAVLDGASGFLYHVSVAGITGKQSAAQANIEIAVNKLKAATKLPIAVGFGVRGPEQAAAIGRIADGVVVGSAIVDIIGSHGDAAAPFVQDFVATLRDALHIRETAA, from the coding sequence ATGGATCGCCTCTCCACCCGCTTCGCCGCCTGCAAGGCGCAGGGCCGCGCCGCGCTCATCACCTTCGTGACCGCCGGTGATCCCGACGTCGGCGCGACCCCCGCCATCCTCGAGGCGCTGGTCGCAGGGGGGGCTGACATCATCGAGCTGGGCATGCCCTTCACCGACCCGATGGCCGATGGCCCGGCGATCGAACTGGCGAACCTGCGCAGCCTGGGGTCGGGCACGAAGACGAAGCACATCTTCGCCCTCGCCGCCGATTTCCGGGCGCGCCACCCCGATACGCCCTTGGTGCTGATGGGCTATGCCAATCCGATGCTGATCCGCGGCGCCGACTGGTTCGCCGAACAGTGCAAGGCGGCCGGCGTCGATGGCGTCATTTGCGTCGATATTCCGCCGGAAGAAGATGCCGAGATCGGCCCCGCCCTGCGCGCGGCCGGCGTTCACTTGATCCGCCTCGCCACCCCCACGACCGACGCGGCGCGCCTGCCCGCAGTGCTCGATGGCGCCAGCGGCTTCCTCTACCATGTCTCGGTCGCGGGCATCACCGGCAAGCAGTCGGCGGCACAGGCCAATATCGAGATCGCCGTCAACAAGCTGAAGGCCGCCACCAAGCTGCCGATCGCCGTCGGGTTCGGCGTGCGCGGACCGGAACAGGCCGCCGCCATCGGCCGGATCGCCGACGGCGTGGTCGTCGGCTCCGCCATCGTCGATATCATCGGGTCGCATGGCGATGCCGCCGCGCCCTTCGTCCAGGACTTTGTCGCCACGCTGCGCGACGCCCTTCATATTCGGGAGACCGCCGCATGA
- the trpB gene encoding tryptophan synthase subunit beta has translation MTDTLSLPNSLRSQPDASGHFGAFGGRYVAETLMPLILELEKVYKTAKADPAFDAEFAELLRSYVGRPNPLYYAERLTEALRAKAQPGPNGEKRGAKIYLKREELNHTGAHKINNCIGQALLARRMGKKKVIAETGAGQHGVATATVAALFGMECKIFMGAKDVERQKPNVFRMKLLGAEVIPVHSGSSTLKDSMNDALRYWVSNVHDTFYIIGTAAGPHPYPELVRDFQSIIGKETRAQIMEAEGRLPDLLIAPVGGGSNAIGLFHPFLDDPDVAMIGVEAAGEGLDKKHAASLAGGASGILHGNRTYLLQDEDGQITEAHSISAGLDYPGIGPEHSWLHEIGRVKYMPIRDDEALTSFQTLSKLEGIIPALESAHAVAAAEQVAPTLDADKIIVVNLSGRGDKDIFTVADALGVEM, from the coding sequence ATGACTGACACCCTATCCTTGCCCAACAGCCTGCGATCGCAGCCCGACGCCAGCGGCCATTTCGGTGCGTTCGGCGGCCGCTACGTCGCCGAAACGCTGATGCCGCTGATCCTGGAACTGGAAAAGGTCTATAAGACCGCCAAGGCCGATCCCGCCTTCGACGCCGAGTTCGCCGAACTGCTGCGCTCCTATGTCGGCCGCCCAAATCCGCTCTATTATGCCGAGCGGCTGACCGAGGCGCTGCGCGCCAAGGCGCAACCGGGCCCAAATGGAGAAAAGAGGGGCGCGAAAATCTACCTGAAGCGCGAAGAGCTGAACCATACCGGCGCGCACAAGATCAACAATTGCATCGGCCAAGCGCTGCTCGCCCGTCGCATGGGCAAGAAGAAGGTCATCGCCGAAACCGGCGCGGGCCAGCATGGCGTCGCCACCGCGACCGTCGCCGCCCTGTTCGGCATGGAATGCAAGATCTTCATGGGCGCCAAGGACGTCGAGCGGCAGAAGCCCAACGTCTTCCGCATGAAGCTGCTGGGCGCGGAAGTCATCCCGGTCCATTCGGGGTCGTCCACGCTCAAGGATTCGATGAACGACGCCCTGCGCTACTGGGTGTCGAACGTCCACGACACCTTCTACATCATCGGCACGGCCGCGGGTCCGCACCCCTATCCCGAACTGGTGCGCGACTTCCAGTCGATCATCGGCAAGGAAACCCGCGCGCAGATCATGGAGGCCGAAGGTCGCCTGCCCGACCTGCTGATCGCCCCGGTCGGCGGTGGCTCCAACGCGATCGGACTGTTCCATCCGTTCCTGGACGATCCCGACGTCGCAATGATCGGCGTGGAAGCGGCCGGCGAAGGGCTGGACAAGAAACATGCCGCCTCGCTGGCCGGGGGCGCGTCGGGCATATTGCACGGCAACCGCACCTATCTGCTCCAGGACGAGGACGGCCAGATCACCGAAGCGCACAGCATTTCCGCTGGTCTCGACTATCCCGGCATCGGCCCGGAACATAGCTGGCTGCACGAAATCGGCCGGGTCAAATATATGCCGATCAGGGATGACGAGGCGCTGACCAGTTTCCAGACGCTCAGCAAACTGGAAGGCATCATCCCCGCGCTCGAATCCGCCCACGCCGTTGCGGCCGCCGAGCAGGTCGCGCCGACGCTGGACGCGGACAAGATCATCGTCGTCAACCTTTCCGGCCGGGGGGACAAGGATATCTTCACCGTCGCCGATGCGCTGGGAGTGGAGATGTGA
- a CDS encoding glycosyltransferase: MLWVWFGLQALTVLGVANYWRNLPKDRQEEAPADVVLILSVRDDWDGGPDLIARLKAQNAPFRLLLATSGNCPAANALAAREGDWAQVVAAGVAQDEGQKVHKLRAALRALRPDDRYLVFIDADIEPPARLVGRLLFPLVRGKADIATGYRMLLPEGSGLAALVGAVEMQLATLPRFASATMPWGGAMAMTRDVADRLDLGRALAGRLSDDMTIGLAGWRAKLRLRPVRDLLVASPLDGKAADLLGFGVRQYRHVVTNSAGMWALATGAVAIQSTAWGWALIWGGWPAVAIGYGAAWGRALARLSIVARVLEPDQARIARRSLWWDMALPFAVTWAHLAVQLKAATSRRVRWGGWDYWMAGRRVVRMARAGRG; this comes from the coding sequence ATGCTGTGGGTCTGGTTCGGATTGCAGGCGCTGACCGTGCTGGGCGTCGCCAATTATTGGCGGAACCTGCCGAAGGACCGGCAGGAGGAAGCGCCTGCGGATGTCGTGCTTATCCTGAGCGTCCGCGACGACTGGGATGGCGGGCCGGACCTGATCGCCCGGCTGAAGGCGCAGAACGCGCCGTTCCGCTTGCTGCTGGCGACATCGGGTAACTGCCCTGCCGCCAATGCGCTGGCGGCGCGGGAAGGCGATTGGGCGCAGGTGGTCGCGGCCGGGGTGGCGCAGGATGAGGGCCAGAAGGTCCATAAGCTGCGCGCGGCGCTGCGGGCGTTGCGGCCGGACGATCGCTATCTGGTCTTCATCGACGCCGACATAGAGCCGCCGGCGCGGCTGGTCGGGCGGCTGCTCTTCCCGCTGGTGCGGGGCAAGGCGGATATCGCGACGGGCTATCGGATGCTGTTGCCGGAGGGCAGCGGCCTGGCAGCGCTGGTCGGCGCGGTGGAGATGCAGTTGGCGACGCTGCCCCGTTTCGCCAGCGCGACCATGCCCTGGGGCGGGGCGATGGCGATGACGCGGGACGTCGCGGACCGGCTCGACCTCGGCCGGGCGCTGGCGGGGCGGCTGTCGGACGATATGACGATCGGGCTGGCCGGATGGCGCGCCAAGCTGCGGCTGCGGCCGGTGCGCGATCTGTTGGTGGCCAGTCCGCTGGATGGGAAGGCTGCCGATCTGCTGGGCTTTGGCGTGCGCCAATATCGGCATGTCGTCACCAACAGCGCTGGCATGTGGGCGCTCGCGACCGGCGCTGTTGCGATCCAGTCGACGGCGTGGGGCTGGGCTTTGATTTGGGGCGGCTGGCCGGCAGTGGCGATCGGCTATGGCGCGGCCTGGGGCCGGGCGCTGGCGCGGCTGTCGATCGTGGCGCGGGTGCTGGAACCGGATCAGGCCCGTATCGCCCGCCGCTCGCTATGGTGGGACATGGCCCTGCCGTTCGCGGTGACATGGGCGCATCTGGCGGTACAACTGAAGGCGGCGACATCACGCAGGGTCAGATGGGGCGGCTGGGATTATTGGATGGCGGGCCGGCGCGTCGTACGGATGGCAAGGGCGGGGAGAGGCTGA